One segment of Toxotes jaculatrix isolate fToxJac2 chromosome 8, fToxJac2.pri, whole genome shotgun sequence DNA contains the following:
- the polr3glb gene encoding RNA polymerase III subunit GL b: MASRGRGRRTMSFSVDAVGISRGDGLPPSMQQPTPLFPVMEQKPLPLAGGEEAEYLLALKQEFRGAMRSLPCFIQPAAPHRDVERYSDKYHSGEQTDSLLAWTPDWKRFPRELRVHMRKPCRDGVSAAVSRSDRVQSAQRKKRVKEKEEVLLKLETLEKKEEQESSEEEEGEEKKKQEEEEAEGEEEYDEEEFEEETDYIMSYFDNGEDFGGDSDDNMDEAIY; this comes from the exons atggCGAGCCGCGGTCGGGGTCGGAGGACGATGAGTTTCAGTGTGGACGCTGTCGGCATCAGCAGAGGAGACGGTTTACCTCCATCTATGCAACAGCCTACACCTCTGTTCCCT gTGATGGAGCAGAAGCCCCTCCCCCTGGCAGGTGGGGAGGAGGCGGAGTATCTGTTAGCTCTCAAACAGGAATTCAGAGGAGCCATGAGGAGTCTACCCTGCTTCATCCAACCAGCTGCTccacacagag ATGTGGAGAGGTACTCTGATAAATATCACAGcggtgagcagacagacagtctgCTGGCCTGGACTCCAG ACTGGAAGAGATTCCCCAGAGAGCTCCGAGTCCACATGAGGAAACCCTGCAGAGACG GTGTGTCGGCGGCAGTCAGTCGGTCGGACAGAGTTCAGTCTGCTCAGAGGAAGAAACGCgtcaaagagaaagaggaggtgcTGCTCaaactggag ACcctggagaagaaggaggagcaggagagttcagaggaggaggagggagaggagaagaagaaacaggaggaagaggaggcagagggagaggaggagtaTGACGAAGAAGAGTTTGAGGAG GAGACGGACTACATCATGTCATACTTCGATAACGGGGAGGACTTTGGAGGAGACAGTGACGACAACATGGACGAGGCTATTTACTGA